A stretch of the Polyangiaceae bacterium genome encodes the following:
- a CDS encoding AgmX/PglI C-terminal domain-containing protein: MRAFFAGRFGAWLGFCVLVVSTFACGRNERPLAPRSQTWAELRTVRRAVLVTPPGEKEREPYPRERLVDGARVRVQAGGLAWLRRDAGATLLVRGPAELTLRSDGVKLDSGRIFVDSPVGRATEIDVPSGKLQLAKVRASLDVSANGATEAYVLDGELRLGDAVRAGAGERLLATPGGPPKIETVKVWEDWTGGLATTDPVAAPAPFGVGTVGARPPGDLGSPRFPLAIQRLDVRVSIDGDFAVTEVDQRFFNPSSATVEGIYRFRAPAGASIHRFGVDRDGELVWGRVKESAAAAAQYQSNVYAGSTEDPALLEWDAPGAYRARLYPIGPGEARRVVVRYTEWLPRNGQRGERRHYVYPMAAEGSEASLPLIEELTIKVELSKARANDVRVGMAGTRQGSEIIVRGQDYVPRADLSVELFDDGVSSLGAYHSKHQPDLAVLAPDARTDANKAALGEAGYVLVPLRATDIPTPEGGLDLAIVVDASAANDASSMALARAAALGLLSHLGDDDRAMVWAGAESLRPLLPEATGLAKLDTALRQRYSAALATLERGGATDLGGMLTQAASQLDPARRGVVVYVGDGLATVGELGLDALTQKLSKLPRPPRVFALGVGRDVDMPLLVGLASGGFASRIDDANGAARTALSVLERAERPAWLGTEVDLGDGVERIYPRGSSALVADETVVVVGRTSGAPPKKITVTRADGKKEIPLDSRALDDHGDLRRRWAEARLDQLLRESSGRAAMVDVGTRFGIITPVTSFYVPTARELAEERRRYAPPEPEEVEDTRADNKEGGTGTRAKGEEGSMGNPSSGKRYAVAGPKDNPDPQVARQAALKEAAEFGMIGLLNTGAGGDPSAPTAPWGKDEAAAPAAPAAEPQATATTAAKAAPPADTPSAGEAEKKPDTGLSARGNMWGDDIGDAKGAGGLGLSGVGEGGGGKGEGLGLGSLGALGHGAGTGTGQGFGSGHGRLGGQHAGGAPTVRMGATQVTGRLPPEVVQRIVRQNFGRFRLCYENGLKNNPNLEGRVSVRFVIDWQGNVVNPTNAGSDLPDAGVVSCVVATYTGLSFPQPEGGTVTVVYPILFNPGGGGKAKPEPETPFIQIGIDVVPRFIIRCSDASDLPLGERVTLWRERLTKVAGSPGGVLGVYQRALGGCEAPTWTERRRLLSLMLDALGSVQLRVGLWKLMKRDVTAADSLYRGIVARIKTAQQMRELHAALGLKTMDPGLIEKLLKETKSPAERAAKLRALTREWPDDFRLALFLLDALEDAGDFGGAADVAERLRARPDADAHVRTSIGELYLRMAAADKDPKAKAEHEALGRRAFGEIVEFSPDDPVARRRLGDLLRAHGWFAEARRQYETLATLTPDDASVALLLAAAAEGEGQLEAAVRWTEKGHGAGAPDVDSGPAATARAFAATFLAWGRLSAREGKREQEAAQLTTRAEQLLASERAKAGSGARVTLSWAHPELHPVLYTNALGSAMPASEGDVTLGIAQARMPSKGERWVEIRIEKSDVEAAARLGAELTLTVVFDELGKSEKIVRVPVRFERGGPPILRFNLGAGEVTRG, translated from the coding sequence ATGCGAGCATTTTTCGCCGGGCGCTTCGGCGCCTGGCTCGGGTTTTGCGTACTGGTCGTCTCGACGTTTGCCTGCGGGCGGAACGAGCGCCCGCTCGCTCCGCGCAGCCAGACCTGGGCGGAGCTGCGCACGGTGCGCCGCGCGGTGCTGGTCACGCCGCCGGGCGAGAAGGAGCGCGAGCCCTACCCGCGCGAGCGACTGGTCGATGGCGCGCGGGTGCGGGTACAGGCCGGCGGCTTGGCCTGGCTTCGGCGCGACGCCGGCGCCACGCTGCTGGTCCGCGGACCGGCGGAGCTCACGCTGCGCTCCGACGGCGTGAAGCTCGACTCCGGCCGCATCTTCGTCGATTCGCCCGTCGGGCGGGCCACGGAGATCGACGTCCCGAGCGGCAAGCTCCAGCTCGCGAAGGTCCGCGCCAGCCTCGACGTTTCCGCGAACGGCGCCACCGAAGCCTACGTGCTCGACGGCGAGCTGCGCCTCGGCGATGCGGTCCGAGCTGGCGCCGGCGAGCGTTTGCTGGCCACCCCGGGCGGGCCGCCGAAGATCGAGACGGTGAAGGTCTGGGAGGACTGGACCGGCGGGCTCGCCACCACGGATCCGGTCGCGGCCCCGGCGCCGTTCGGCGTGGGCACCGTCGGCGCTCGCCCCCCGGGGGACCTGGGCTCACCACGGTTCCCCTTGGCCATCCAGCGCCTCGACGTGCGCGTCAGCATCGACGGCGACTTCGCCGTCACCGAGGTCGATCAGCGCTTCTTCAATCCGAGCTCCGCGACGGTCGAGGGCATCTACCGCTTCCGCGCGCCTGCCGGGGCGTCCATCCACCGCTTCGGTGTGGATCGCGACGGCGAGCTCGTCTGGGGCAGAGTGAAGGAGAGCGCGGCTGCGGCGGCGCAGTACCAGTCGAACGTCTACGCCGGCTCCACCGAAGATCCGGCGCTGCTCGAGTGGGACGCCCCGGGCGCCTACCGCGCCAGGCTCTACCCCATCGGGCCGGGCGAGGCGCGCCGAGTCGTGGTGCGCTACACGGAGTGGCTGCCGCGGAACGGCCAGCGCGGCGAGCGCCGCCACTACGTCTACCCGATGGCGGCGGAGGGCTCGGAGGCGTCGCTGCCGCTGATCGAGGAGCTGACCATCAAGGTCGAGCTGTCCAAGGCGCGGGCCAACGACGTGCGCGTGGGCATGGCGGGCACGCGTCAAGGCAGCGAGATCATCGTGCGCGGTCAGGACTACGTGCCTCGCGCCGATCTGTCGGTGGAGCTGTTCGACGACGGGGTCAGCTCGCTCGGCGCCTACCACTCCAAGCACCAGCCCGATCTCGCGGTGCTGGCTCCAGACGCGCGAACCGACGCCAACAAGGCGGCGCTCGGCGAGGCCGGATACGTGTTGGTCCCCTTGCGCGCGACGGACATCCCCACGCCCGAGGGCGGTCTCGACCTGGCCATCGTGGTGGACGCCTCCGCGGCGAACGACGCCTCGAGCATGGCGCTGGCCCGCGCCGCGGCCCTGGGCCTGCTCAGCCACCTGGGCGACGACGACCGCGCCATGGTCTGGGCGGGGGCGGAGTCGCTCCGTCCCCTGCTGCCCGAGGCGACGGGGCTCGCCAAGCTGGATACCGCGCTTCGCCAGCGCTACTCGGCGGCGCTCGCGACCCTCGAGCGCGGCGGCGCCACGGATCTGGGCGGCATGCTCACGCAGGCCGCCAGCCAGCTGGATCCGGCGCGCCGTGGCGTCGTGGTCTACGTCGGCGATGGCCTTGCCACGGTCGGCGAGCTGGGGCTCGACGCGCTCACGCAGAAGCTGAGCAAGCTCCCGCGCCCGCCGCGCGTGTTCGCGCTCGGTGTGGGTCGCGACGTGGACATGCCGCTGCTCGTTGGGCTCGCGAGCGGGGGCTTCGCGAGCCGCATCGACGACGCCAACGGCGCAGCGCGCACCGCGCTCAGCGTGCTGGAGCGCGCCGAGCGCCCTGCCTGGCTGGGCACGGAGGTGGATCTGGGCGACGGCGTCGAGCGCATCTACCCACGGGGCTCGAGCGCGCTGGTGGCCGACGAGACCGTCGTAGTGGTCGGTCGCACCTCCGGCGCGCCACCCAAGAAGATCACGGTGACCCGGGCCGACGGCAAGAAGGAGATCCCTCTGGACTCGCGCGCCCTCGACGACCACGGCGACCTCCGGCGCCGCTGGGCAGAGGCTCGCCTCGACCAGCTCTTGCGCGAGAGCTCCGGGCGCGCCGCCATGGTGGACGTCGGAACACGCTTCGGCATCATCACGCCGGTCACTTCGTTCTACGTGCCGACGGCGCGGGAGCTCGCCGAAGAGCGCCGCCGCTACGCGCCGCCGGAGCCCGAGGAAGTGGAGGACACGCGCGCCGACAACAAGGAGGGCGGCACTGGCACGCGCGCCAAGGGGGAAGAAGGCTCGATGGGCAACCCTTCGAGCGGCAAGCGCTACGCCGTCGCGGGGCCGAAGGACAACCCCGATCCCCAGGTCGCGCGCCAAGCGGCGCTCAAGGAGGCGGCCGAGTTCGGCATGATCGGGCTGCTCAACACCGGAGCCGGCGGCGACCCGAGCGCGCCCACGGCACCTTGGGGCAAGGACGAAGCGGCTGCACCCGCGGCGCCCGCTGCGGAGCCTCAGGCCACCGCTACCACCGCAGCCAAGGCTGCCCCTCCCGCGGACACCCCGAGCGCGGGCGAAGCGGAGAAGAAGCCCGACACCGGCCTCAGCGCGCGCGGCAACATGTGGGGCGACGACATCGGCGACGCCAAGGGCGCGGGCGGCCTCGGGCTCTCGGGCGTCGGCGAAGGTGGAGGCGGCAAGGGCGAAGGACTTGGCCTGGGCTCGCTCGGCGCGCTGGGCCACGGCGCCGGAACCGGCACGGGTCAGGGCTTTGGCAGCGGCCACGGCCGCCTCGGCGGCCAACACGCGGGCGGCGCACCCACGGTGCGCATGGGAGCGACGCAGGTGACCGGCAGGCTCCCGCCGGAGGTCGTGCAGCGCATCGTGCGCCAGAACTTCGGCCGCTTCCGGCTCTGCTACGAGAACGGGCTCAAGAACAACCCGAACCTCGAGGGGCGGGTCAGCGTGCGCTTCGTCATCGACTGGCAAGGCAACGTGGTCAACCCGACGAATGCCGGCTCGGATCTGCCGGACGCGGGCGTCGTGAGCTGCGTCGTCGCCACCTACACCGGGCTCTCGTTTCCCCAACCCGAGGGTGGCACCGTGACGGTGGTCTACCCGATCCTGTTCAACCCCGGGGGTGGCGGAAAGGCAAAGCCCGAGCCGGAGACGCCGTTCATCCAGATCGGCATCGACGTGGTGCCGCGCTTCATCATTCGCTGCAGTGACGCCTCGGACCTGCCGCTCGGCGAGCGCGTGACGCTGTGGCGCGAGCGACTGACCAAGGTCGCGGGCAGCCCGGGCGGCGTGCTGGGCGTCTACCAGCGCGCGCTCGGCGGTTGCGAAGCGCCGACCTGGACGGAGCGCCGGCGCTTGCTCTCGCTGATGCTCGATGCGCTCGGCAGCGTCCAGCTTCGCGTCGGCTTGTGGAAGCTGATGAAGCGGGACGTGACGGCGGCAGATTCCCTCTACCGGGGCATCGTGGCGCGCATCAAGACGGCCCAGCAGATGCGGGAGCTGCACGCCGCGTTGGGCCTCAAGACCATGGACCCGGGCCTGATCGAGAAGCTCCTGAAGGAGACGAAGAGTCCCGCCGAGCGCGCCGCCAAGCTGCGGGCGCTCACGCGCGAGTGGCCCGACGACTTCCGGCTGGCGCTGTTCTTGCTCGACGCCCTGGAGGATGCGGGAGACTTCGGCGGCGCGGCGGACGTGGCCGAGCGCCTGCGCGCGCGACCGGACGCCGACGCGCACGTGCGCACCTCGATCGGCGAGCTCTACCTGCGCATGGCCGCGGCGGACAAGGACCCGAAGGCGAAGGCCGAGCACGAGGCGCTGGGCCGGCGTGCCTTCGGCGAGATCGTCGAGTTCTCGCCGGACGATCCGGTGGCGCGGCGCCGGCTGGGCGATCTCCTGCGCGCGCACGGCTGGTTCGCCGAGGCGCGCCGGCAATACGAGACGCTGGCCACCCTCACGCCCGACGACGCCAGCGTGGCGCTGCTCCTGGCCGCCGCCGCGGAGGGCGAAGGCCAGCTCGAGGCCGCCGTGCGTTGGACGGAGAAGGGCCACGGCGCGGGCGCGCCGGACGTCGACTCCGGTCCCGCGGCCACGGCCCGGGCGTTCGCAGCCACGTTCCTGGCCTGGGGACGGCTCTCGGCCCGGGAGGGCAAGCGCGAGCAAGAGGCGGCACAGCTCACGACGCGGGCCGAGCAGCTCCTCGCTTCGGAGCGCGCGAAAGCCGGCAGCGGCGCTCGCGTCACCCTGAGCTGGGCGCACCCGGAGCTGCACCCGGTGCTCTACACCAACGCGCTCGGCTCGGCGATGCCGGCGTCGGAAGGCGACGTGACGCTGGGCATCGCTCAGGCGCGTATGCCATCGAAGGGAGAGCGCTGGGTCGAGATCCGCATCGAGAAGAGCGACGTGGAGGCGGCGGCTCGCCTGGGCGCCGAGCTCACACTGACCGTGGTCTTCGACGAGCTGGGCAAGAGCGAGAAGATCGTGCGGGTGCCGGTGCGCTTCGAGCGCGGCGGACCGCCCATCCTGCGCTTCAACCTCGGCGCTGGGGAGGTGACCCGTGGCTAA
- a CDS encoding SDR family NAD(P)-dependent oxidoreductase encodes MFKQLRGKRVLLTGASRGIGVHIAERLAREGVELVLVARDEQKLGAVAESCRNLGAKVEVLAADVSRAEDRARLLNEAGEIDILINNAGVESSRSLVEQTESDVRAQLEINLVAPIELSRGLVPGMIARGRGVIVNVSSMSGKSATPFNSIYAATKHGLNGFSSSLGVELHGTGVHVGVVCPSFVSEAGMWADGGLKAPAALPEVPPEAVVNGVLKVIRGSVEVLVTPGPIRPLLALRQLVPSLEGPMLRAMGVSKVFSKRGDPKS; translated from the coding sequence ATGTTCAAGCAGCTGAGAGGCAAGCGCGTGCTGCTCACGGGGGCGTCGCGGGGGATCGGGGTTCACATCGCTGAGCGGCTGGCGCGCGAAGGCGTCGAGCTGGTGCTGGTTGCGCGAGATGAGCAGAAGCTCGGCGCCGTCGCCGAGAGCTGTCGCAACCTGGGTGCCAAGGTCGAGGTGCTCGCCGCGGACGTCTCCCGAGCCGAAGACCGGGCGCGGCTGCTGAATGAGGCCGGCGAGATCGACATCCTGATCAACAATGCCGGCGTCGAGAGCTCGCGTAGCCTGGTCGAGCAGACCGAGAGCGACGTGCGCGCCCAGCTCGAGATCAACCTGGTGGCGCCCATCGAGCTCAGTCGCGGCCTCGTGCCGGGGATGATCGCACGCGGACGCGGTGTGATCGTGAACGTCTCCAGCATGTCGGGCAAGAGCGCGACACCCTTCAACAGCATCTACGCGGCGACCAAGCACGGCCTGAACGGCTTCAGCTCGTCGCTCGGCGTGGAGCTCCACGGCACGGGCGTGCACGTGGGCGTGGTGTGCCCGAGCTTCGTGTCGGAGGCCGGCATGTGGGCCGACGGCGGGCTGAAGGCCCCCGCTGCGCTGCCCGAGGTTCCTCCCGAGGCGGTGGTGAACGGGGTCCTGAAGGTGATCCGCGGCTCGGTCGAGGTGCTGGTCACGCCCGGGCCCATCCGGCCGCTCTTGGCGCTGCGCCAGCTCGTGCCGAGCCTGGAAGGTCCGATGTTGCGCGCCATGGGCGTGTCGAAGGTGTTCAGCAAGCGGGGCGACCCGAAGAGCTGA